The Treponema medium genome has a window encoding:
- a CDS encoding BspA family leucine-rich repeat surface protein produces MNTDTIRMRKFFNRITVAVLAVIVSLLCTACPQNGGAPGNNTGNYTQVPFAQLDDYLKTKASASTVNYIEVTGLKKEDLGGLMEASPLGKTLKASPSKKVALKFGGTIAGLTDMYSCFRECETLVQVSGIPEGVTDMSSCFNDCTNLTQAPVIPASVTDMSFCFNDCTNLTQTPIIPASVTDMSYCFSDCTNLSQTPVIPANVTDMRSCFNDCTKLTQAPVIPVNVTDMQNCFSGCTNLKTIILKCNYNPEKDKDNDPYFEDAFAGCTALTAGGIKVPAGQLATYQANAAVMGVTADKFAAE; encoded by the coding sequence ATGAATACTGATACCATAAGAATGCGAAAGTTCTTTAACCGGATTACGGTAGCGGTGTTGGCCGTTATCGTATCGTTACTATGTACTGCGTGTCCCCAAAATGGTGGGGCTCCCGGCAACAACACGGGAAACTACACACAGGTACCCTTTGCACAGTTAGACGACTATCTTAAAACAAAAGCCTCTGCCAGCACAGTAAACTACATCGAAGTAACAGGGCTTAAAAAAGAAGACTTAGGAGGACTTATGGAAGCAAGTCCTCTCGGCAAAACTCTTAAAGCGTCACCTTCTAAAAAAGTTGCGCTTAAATTCGGTGGTACAATAGCAGGACTTACAGATATGTATTCTTGTTTTCGGGAATGCGAAACCCTTGTACAAGTTTCCGGAATACCCGAAGGGGTTACTGACATGAGTTCCTGCTTTAATGACTGTACAAACCTCACACAGGCACCGGTAATTCCCGCAAGCGTTACTGACATGAGTTTCTGCTTTAATGACTGTACAAACCTCACACAGACACCGATAATTCCCGCAAGCGTTACTGACATGAGCTACTGCTTTAGTGACTGTACAAACCTCTCCCAAACACCGGTCATTCCCGCCAATGTTACTGACATGAGATCTTGCTTTAATGACTGTACAAAGCTCACTCAAGCGCCAGTCATTCCTGTAAATGTTACGGATATGCAGAATTGCTTTTCCGGCTGCACAAATCTTAAAACTATTATACTGAAGTGTAATTATAATCCCGAAAAAGATAAGGACAATGATCCGTATTTCGAAGATGCCTTTGCTGGCTGTACGGCTTTAACGGCAGGCGGTATTAAGGTTCCTGCAGGACAGCTGGCAACGTACCAAGCTAATGCAGCCGTTATGGGCGTTACAGCGGATAAGTTTGCTGCCGAATAA
- the mgtE gene encoding magnesium transporter: MEDKTQEMERIQELLDNRHYVALIAELAEMNAVDVAEILDKENAANAVFLFRMLPKDLAAEVFALLSSEQQSAFISSITDKELGPILDELAFDDVVDLVEEMPANAVRKILANSGEEERKLINQFLKYPPDSAGSLMTIEYVSLKKTMTVKQALDYIRETGLKKETIYTCYVTDANRVLEGIVSLKELVLAPEQELIENIFESECIYVNTHDDQESVIAVFKKYAFLALPVVDAEKRLIGIITVDDVMDVMEQEATEDFQIMAAMQPSEDAYLNTGVFKLAKHRIGWLMLLMVSETFTGKIIEHYTELLATLTILTSFIPMLMDTGGNSGSQSSTLIIRGLATGEIQLRDWAKVLWKELRIAIMVGALLGLTIFVKSCFLDGKPVLVSASVGLTLVVTVTIAKLTGGLLPILAKRLHMDPAIMAGPLITTIVDAVSLIVYFKIAGFLLF; the protein is encoded by the coding sequence ATGGAAGATAAAACGCAGGAAATGGAGCGGATTCAAGAACTGCTCGACAATAGGCACTACGTGGCTTTAATTGCAGAACTCGCCGAGATGAATGCGGTCGATGTAGCGGAAATATTGGATAAAGAAAATGCGGCAAATGCGGTGTTTCTTTTCAGAATGCTTCCGAAAGACCTTGCTGCTGAGGTATTTGCACTCCTTTCGAGCGAGCAGCAAAGTGCTTTTATTTCATCGATTACAGATAAAGAACTCGGTCCTATTCTGGACGAACTTGCGTTTGACGATGTCGTAGACCTTGTGGAAGAGATGCCTGCGAATGCCGTCAGAAAGATTTTAGCAAACTCCGGCGAAGAAGAACGTAAGCTCATCAATCAATTCCTCAAATATCCTCCCGATTCCGCAGGAAGCCTGATGACGATTGAATACGTCAGCCTTAAAAAGACGATGACGGTAAAACAGGCGTTGGACTACATCAGAGAGACGGGGCTTAAAAAAGAAACGATTTATACCTGTTATGTAACAGATGCGAACAGGGTGCTTGAGGGCATCGTTTCATTAAAAGAGTTGGTGCTGGCGCCCGAACAGGAACTGATTGAAAATATTTTTGAAAGCGAATGTATCTATGTGAACACTCACGATGACCAAGAAAGCGTTATCGCAGTTTTTAAGAAATACGCTTTCCTTGCCTTGCCTGTTGTCGATGCGGAAAAACGGCTGATCGGTATTATCACGGTTGACGACGTGATGGATGTTATGGAACAGGAGGCTACCGAAGACTTCCAGATCATGGCCGCTATGCAGCCGTCTGAAGATGCTTACCTGAACACCGGCGTTTTTAAACTTGCCAAGCACCGTATCGGTTGGCTGATGCTTTTGATGGTTTCGGAAACCTTTACCGGCAAGATCATCGAACACTACACTGAGCTGCTGGCGACGCTTACCATACTCACTTCTTTTATTCCTATGCTGATGGATACCGGCGGAAATTCAGGTAGTCAGTCATCGACATTAATTATCCGCGGTCTTGCGACCGGCGAAATTCAGCTGCGCGACTGGGCGAAAGTATTATGGAAAGAACTCCGTATCGCAATTATGGTGGGTGCGCTGCTCGGACTGACTATTTTTGTAAAATCTTGTTTCTTGGACGGTAAACCGGTTCTTGTTTCTGCCAGCGTCGGCTTAACACTTGTTGTAACCGTTACGATTGCAAAACTTACCGGCGGTCTTTTACCGATTCTCGCAAAAAGGCTCCACATGGATCCCGCTATTATGGCAGGACCGCTCATCACCACGATTGTAGATGCGGTTAGTCTTATTGTCTATTTTAAGATTGCAGGCTTCTTACTGTTTTAA
- a CDS encoding diacylglycerol/polyprenol kinase family protein, with protein sequence MKWFERFRYRTFSQTASVEELLVEVFRKTIHLSSALTVVFAEHWYTLTIIGIVVISLLYCISEFLRMRGYELGIIAHITRYASRKRDKGRFVLGPLTLAGGILLALLLFPMHTAKIAIFALAFGDGLASLVGKRFGKIRLAFFKDKTVAGSLACFAAVFLSSFAVSRNFWKSLILGIVGAGIEMLPLKDYDNLLIPVAIGFLALFLRA encoded by the coding sequence ATGAAATGGTTTGAGCGTTTCCGGTACCGTACATTTTCTCAGACTGCATCTGTCGAAGAGCTGTTGGTTGAAGTTTTCAGAAAAACCATTCATCTGTCATCGGCTTTAACCGTTGTCTTTGCTGAACATTGGTATACCCTGACAATTATCGGCATTGTCGTTATCAGCCTGCTCTACTGTATTTCAGAATTTCTCCGTATGCGCGGCTATGAACTTGGTATCATTGCGCATATTACCCGTTATGCATCACGGAAACGTGATAAAGGACGGTTTGTCTTAGGACCGCTGACACTTGCCGGCGGGATACTCCTTGCGCTTCTTCTCTTTCCCATGCATACGGCAAAGATTGCAATATTTGCACTTGCTTTTGGGGATGGTCTTGCAAGCCTTGTGGGGAAGCGCTTCGGTAAAATACGATTAGCTTTTTTTAAGGATAAAACGGTTGCGGGAAGTTTAGCCTGCTTTGCAGCAGTCTTCCTTTCGTCCTTTGCTGTCAGCAGGAATTTTTGGAAAAGCCTTATACTTGGTATTGTGGGCGCCGGTATCGAAATGCTCCCCCTTAAAGATTATGACAACCTTTTAATACCGGTGGCTATCGGCTTCCTTGCCTTGTTTCTCCGTGCGTAA
- a CDS encoding CCA tRNA nucleotidyltransferase encodes MEQKFPVPSLLKEISGYFHEAGFSAYLVGGAVRDFFLKKKASDWDIATDAPPQEVMRLFRRTIPTGIEHGTVTIIYKNKHIECTTFRTEAEYTDGRHPAAVSYTATIEADLARRDFTMNAIAVSLPDGAIVDPFNGRADIHTGRIQTVGTPLDRFLEDGLRPVRAVRFAAQLGFTVDAGTLQAIPQALHITKKISIERFREEFTKMLSCQTPLIGLRLMESTGLLNLFIPELMECRGVEQGSYHHFDVLDHSFLVCNACPAGMEHIHIRLAGLFHDIGKPATRKEAADGSCTFYRHEAVSEKMTRSIMRRLKYSNAEIEKTAHLVAEHMFHYDPSWTDAAVRRFIVRVGKENIDDLFALRKADVFGLTGTYAKPSFIVEFTARIDTLLKEDGAYSLKDLAVNGKDLMAIGIPAGKCLGLVLHDLLETVLDDPAQNTKETLLPIASALYERIQQFQ; translated from the coding sequence ATGGAACAAAAATTTCCCGTTCCGTCTCTACTCAAAGAAATCAGCGGATATTTCCATGAAGCGGGTTTTTCCGCATATCTCGTAGGCGGGGCTGTCCGTGATTTTTTCTTAAAGAAAAAAGCAAGCGATTGGGATATTGCAACCGATGCGCCGCCACAGGAAGTAATGCGCTTATTCCGGCGGACAATTCCAACGGGTATAGAACACGGTACCGTTACCATCATCTATAAAAATAAACATATTGAATGTACGACTTTTCGTACCGAAGCGGAGTATACCGACGGACGGCACCCCGCAGCCGTTTCGTATACCGCAACGATAGAAGCAGACCTTGCCCGTCGCGACTTTACGATGAATGCGATTGCGGTTTCTCTTCCTGACGGAGCAATCGTCGATCCCTTTAACGGCAGAGCCGATATCCATACAGGGCGGATTCAAACAGTCGGGACTCCGCTTGACCGATTTTTAGAGGATGGCTTACGCCCCGTCCGTGCGGTTCGCTTTGCAGCGCAGCTCGGCTTTACTGTTGATGCGGGAACACTGCAAGCAATTCCGCAGGCTCTGCATATCACCAAAAAAATTTCGATTGAACGATTCCGCGAAGAGTTTACAAAAATGCTCAGCTGTCAAACCCCGCTTATCGGCTTGCGGTTAATGGAAAGTACAGGGCTGCTGAATCTCTTTATCCCGGAGCTGATGGAATGCCGCGGCGTTGAGCAGGGGAGCTATCATCACTTTGATGTACTCGACCACAGTTTTCTGGTATGCAATGCCTGCCCTGCAGGAATGGAACACATCCATATCCGGCTCGCGGGGCTTTTCCACGATATTGGGAAGCCTGCTACCCGCAAAGAAGCGGCGGACGGCAGCTGCACCTTTTACCGCCACGAGGCTGTCTCCGAAAAAATGACCCGCAGCATTATGCGGCGGCTAAAATATTCCAATGCCGAAATAGAAAAGACCGCTCATTTAGTTGCCGAACACATGTTTCATTATGATCCTTCTTGGACTGATGCCGCCGTTCGCCGTTTTATCGTCCGTGTCGGAAAAGAAAATATCGATGATTTATTTGCGTTACGAAAAGCGGATGTTTTCGGGCTCACCGGTACGTATGCGAAGCCGAGCTTTATTGTAGAATTTACGGCACGGATTGATACGCTCCTCAAAGAGGACGGGGCATACAGCCTTAAAGATTTAGCGGTTAACGGAAAAGATTTAATGGCGATCGGTATTCCCGCAGGAAAATGTCTCGGTCTGGTTTTGCATGATCTTTTGGAAACAGTGTTGGACGATCCTGCGCAAAACACCAAAGAGACGCTCTTACCTATTGCCTCTGCGCTTTATGAGCGAATACAACAGTTTCAATAG
- a CDS encoding dicarboxylate/amino acid:cation symporter, giving the protein MKIWLKYFIGIVLGITFALVAGAENTLFVQAVDFLSKAAIQFGRYALYPAVFFGFTLSIFELRENRSLLKVAIITSLIICGAALLLSCIGLISVLIHTPARIPIFVEGISDVQVLGVRESLLQLLPSSSFEALVNGTYILPLCIFGGFAGAGCAVDRNIAKPTITLIDSLARISYAVLVFFVDMLVFGMVAISSYWMIKFHEMLLTAVFVDFAILLIVDLLIIALVIYPALLKIFCRDINPYRVLYASLAPMMAAFFSQDTHVALSVLLRHSNESLGVRRRISSVVLPVFSILGRAGSALVITVSFVVILKSYSINVFRIAFSDIFWLVGYASLFSCLLGRFPAGGTYIALTSLCMLYGRGFESGYLILRPAAFFIGSVAAAINALTAITGTYITAYRFNMTGRKDLRFFI; this is encoded by the coding sequence ATGAAAATTTGGTTGAAATATTTTATCGGTATCGTGCTGGGGATAACCTTTGCTCTTGTTGCCGGTGCCGAAAATACGCTGTTTGTACAGGCTGTAGACTTTTTATCAAAAGCGGCAATACAGTTCGGAAGGTATGCCCTCTATCCGGCAGTCTTTTTCGGATTTACGCTCAGTATCTTTGAATTACGCGAAAACAGAAGTTTGCTCAAAGTTGCGATTATTACAAGTCTCATTATCTGCGGCGCTGCATTATTACTGTCCTGTATCGGATTAATATCCGTACTTATTCATACACCGGCACGTATACCCATTTTTGTAGAAGGCATATCCGATGTACAAGTTCTTGGGGTGAGAGAATCGCTGTTACAATTGCTTCCTTCCAGTTCTTTCGAAGCGCTGGTAAACGGAACCTATATCCTACCGCTCTGCATTTTCGGCGGATTCGCAGGAGCAGGTTGTGCAGTTGACAGAAATATTGCAAAACCAACCATCACGCTTATCGATTCCCTTGCGCGGATTTCTTATGCAGTACTGGTCTTTTTTGTGGATATGCTGGTATTCGGTATGGTAGCCATTTCGTCCTATTGGATGATTAAATTTCACGAAATGCTGTTGACTGCGGTTTTTGTCGATTTTGCAATTCTGCTTATTGTCGACCTGTTGATTATCGCCCTTGTTATTTATCCCGCATTATTAAAGATCTTTTGCCGCGATATAAATCCCTATCGAGTTCTCTATGCAAGCCTCGCCCCCATGATGGCAGCCTTTTTTTCACAGGATACCCATGTTGCACTCAGTGTATTGCTGCGTCACTCCAACGAAAGTCTTGGTGTACGCCGGCGTATTTCTTCCGTTGTCCTTCCTGTTTTCTCCATTTTAGGAAGAGCGGGGTCGGCTTTAGTCATTACCGTCAGTTTCGTTGTGATTTTAAAATCTTATTCAATTAACGTATTTAGGATAGCTTTTAGCGATATATTTTGGCTGGTGGGATATGCCTCTCTCTTTTCGTGTCTGCTCGGACGGTTTCCTGCAGGAGGAACGTATATTGCGCTTACATCCTTGTGTATGCTTTACGGACGGGGCTTTGAGTCAGGATATTTAATTTTACGTCCGGCTGCCTTTTTTATCGGCTCCGTCGCAGCAGCAATTAACGCATTAACTGCAATAACGGGAACCTATATCACAGCATATCGATTCAATATGACCGGTAGAAAAGATTTACGATTCTTTATTTAG